The Methanococcus voltae PS genome has a window encoding:
- the pyrI gene encoding aspartate carbamoyltransferase regulatory subunit codes for MVAEIDKKQLKVKPIDNGTVIDHITSSKALNVYQILNMPKDTTVTLAMNVNSKNGAKDILKIEGKELCEAEVSKIALISPNATINIIKDSKVVKKFKVKVPDKIEGILICTNPNCITNKEKVTGKFKIEDKENLKIRCNYCEKFINEIKIKK; via the coding sequence ATGGTTGCAGAAATTGATAAAAAACAGTTAAAAGTAAAACCAATTGATAATGGAACAGTTATCGACCACATAACTAGCTCTAAGGCATTAAACGTATATCAAATATTAAATATGCCAAAAGATACAACCGTAACTTTGGCTATGAACGTTAATTCAAAAAATGGAGCTAAAGACATTTTAAAAATTGAAGGAAAGGAACTTTGTGAAGCAGAAGTTAGCAAAATAGCGTTAATATCCCCAAACGCTACTATAAATATTATAAAGGATAGTAAAGTAGTAAAAAAGTTTAAAGTTAAAGTTCCTGATAAAATTGAAGGTATACTAATCTGCACCAATCCAAACTGCATAACTAATAAGGAAAAAGTTACTGGAAAATTCAAAATAGAAGATAAAGAGAATTTAAAAATAAGGTGTAATTATTGTGAAAAATTCATCAACGAAATAAAAATAAAGAAATAA